The Clostridium chauvoei genome has a window encoding:
- a CDS encoding MFS transporter: MKVKEFVLFKKNELLQFCIYRLIFGISYSFMIPVIPLFFSSIGIATTMVGVVMSLYGVSKALAQIPFGVVSDKIGDKLLLIIAVGLMAFIPIGYVFFNSQLLVSGVYVLQGAILGMAAPATFSILSRSLEESKRGECTGFASAVFTLGGGIGAAIAGFIISKFGNYNIVFYITSIGIFLTFLFVILKIKKSDISTTEKKNHNKKGLKLIIKDIKKYKLGYKILLLSFIAMLGDFIYGCVVSIFPFYGSEVLGASVGYVSTIISLYLFIFGFGAPIAGWVSDKIGNKKQLYISFIVMNGTLFALYLIRNKVLFASIIIIYFLGATFLNASLQSLLSEFGENENIKGIVFGVVGASESLGYALGPIVSAYIYSLNKTWLFLGLLIVSILVLGVYHFLHKKAYIN; this comes from the coding sequence ATGAAAGTTAAGGAATTTGTTTTATTTAAGAAAAATGAATTATTACAATTTTGTATTTATAGACTTATTTTTGGGATTAGTTATAGTTTTATGATTCCTGTAATACCTTTGTTTTTTAGTTCAATAGGAATAGCTACTACAATGGTAGGTGTAGTTATGTCTTTATATGGAGTTAGTAAGGCCTTAGCGCAGATTCCATTTGGGGTTGTGTCAGATAAAATAGGAGATAAATTATTACTTATAATAGCTGTAGGATTAATGGCATTTATACCTATAGGTTATGTATTTTTTAATAGTCAACTATTAGTTAGTGGAGTATATGTATTACAAGGCGCTATTCTAGGGATGGCGGCACCAGCTACTTTTTCTATATTATCAAGGTCTTTAGAAGAAAGTAAAAGAGGGGAATGTACTGGATTTGCATCGGCAGTCTTTACTCTTGGAGGTGGCATTGGAGCTGCTATAGCAGGATTTATCATATCTAAATTTGGTAATTATAATATAGTTTTTTATATAACATCTATTGGCATATTTCTAACATTTCTATTTGTAATTTTAAAAATAAAGAAATCAGACATTTCAACGACGGAAAAGAAAAATCACAATAAAAAGGGACTAAAATTAATTATTAAAGACATAAAAAAATATAAGCTTGGATACAAAATTTTATTATTAAGTTTTATTGCTATGCTTGGAGATTTTATATATGGATGTGTAGTTTCTATATTTCCATTCTACGGAAGTGAAGTATTGGGTGCTTCTGTTGGGTATGTTTCTACTATAATTTCTCTTTATTTATTTATATTTGGCTTTGGGGCTCCAATAGCAGGGTGGGTTAGTGATAAGATAGGAAACAAAAAACAATTATATATATCTTTTATAGTGATGAATGGAACTTTGTTTGCATTATATTTAATAAGAAATAAGGTTTTATTTGCAAGTATTATAATAATTTATTTTTTAGGTGCAACATTTTTAAATGCATCTCTTCAAAGTTTGCTTTCGGAATTTGGAGAAAATGAAAATATAAAAGGTATAGTTTTTGGTGTTGTAGGAGCTTCGGAATCTTTAGGTTATGCTCTTGGACCAATCGTATCTGCATATATTTATAGCTTAAATAAAACTTGGTTATTTTTAGGATTATTAATAGTTTCTATATTGGTATTAGGGGTATATCATTTTTTACATAAAAAAGCTTATATAAATTAA